From one Lycium ferocissimum isolate CSIRO_LF1 chromosome 5, AGI_CSIRO_Lferr_CH_V1, whole genome shotgun sequence genomic stretch:
- the LOC132058008 gene encoding F-box protein At3g07870-like, which produces METKLFDVPITVSNSMLSSKCDCKRIRRINEVTLMDFTSVIMVEILSRLPMESIFRCKSVCKRWYNLFADPLFLKMYHTRSPNFPCILLSLDYVLLLLELRADNYEYNYCIMLNRKFHLPRPRDLLSVDDDDMFGFSFIERNLTLVGSCNGFICLLNGATHDEYHSVCISNPLLGEYFKVSCCPVGESIEVSELEIYTLGVDDNKWRNVGKAPIPLWGKLSNVNVNGSLHWMDDENKSASIYSFNTGTEEVKSLPTPPGLEAPSVWMTLAELGNCLCLSVNSSFQHMDIWWMKEDGIAESWTKDRILKEFIPLDIRHDRFIPIIIWNDAEILMQSERGTQLVSYNPKEKKFRKVNLCGSGTAATRYIPSLYSLQTVMGDNFEVSNVYRKTRRV; this is translated from the exons atggaaaccAAGCTTTTCGATGTTCCTATCACTGTCTCAAACTCAATGTTAAGTTCCAAATGTGATTGCAAACGCATTAGAAGAATCAATGAAGTCACACTTATGGACTTTACGAGTGTGATTATGGTGGAAATACTTTCAAGATTGCCAATGGAGTCCATTTTCCGTTGTAAGAGTGTTTGCAAACGTTGGTATAATCTTTTTGCTGACCCTTTATTTCTTAAGATGTATCACACAAGATCACCTAATTTTCCCTGTATTTTGCTTTCATTGGACTATGTCTTGTTACTGCTTGAACTTAGAGCAGATAATTATGAGTataattattgcattatgttgaaCCGTAAGTTTCACCTCCCTCGACCCAGGGACTTGCTTTCagttgatgatgatgacatgttTGGTTTTAGTTTTATTGAAAGAAACTTGACATTAGTTGGTTCATGTAATGGGTTCATTTGTTTGTTGAATGGCGCGACACATGATGAATATCATTCGGTTTGCATTAGCAATCCTCTTTTGGGTGAGTATTTCAAGGTTAGCTGTTGCCCAGTGGGAGAAAGTATAG AAGTATCTGAATTGGAGATTTATACTCTTGGAGTTGATGATAACAAGTGGAGAAATGTGGGCAAAGCTCCGATACCTTTATGGGGAAAACTAAGCAATGTTAATGTCAATGGTTCTCTTCATTGGATGGATGATGAAAACAAAAGTGCCAGCATTTACTCCTTTAATACCGGGACAGAAGAAGTGAAGTCCCTGCCGACTCCACCTGGTCTAGAAGCTCCATCCGTGTGGATGACACTAGCGGAGTTGGGAAATTGTCTATGTTTGTCTGTTAATAGTTCTTTTCAACATATGGATATATGGTGGATGAAAGAGGATGGAATAGCTGAATCTTGGACTAAAGATCGCATTTTGAAGGAATTTATTCCGCTAGATATCCGTCATGATAGATTTATACCAATAATAATTTGGAACGACGCGGAAATCTTGATGCAAAGCGAACGTGGCACACAGCTAGTTTCTTACAACCCAAAAGAGAAGAAGTTTAGGAAGGTCAATTTATGTGGTAGTGGCACTGCAGCGACTAGATACATTCCAAGCTTGTACTCGCTTCAGACTGTCATGGGCGACAACTTTGAAGTCTCAAATGTTTATCGTAAAACTCGGAGAGTTTAG